One Polynucleobacter necessarius genomic window, GCGTGCTCGTTTCTTGGCTTTGTTGCCATTCTCAGATCAACACAGAAAATAATTGGGAGCCCTCAATGCAAATCATTCTTTTAGAAAAAGTAACAAACTTGGGCAATCTCGGTGACGTCGTTCGCGTTAAAGACGGTTTCGCTCGTAACTTCTTAATCCCACAACGTAAAGCGCGTCGTGCAACTGAAGCAGCGATTGCTGACTTTGCAGCGCGTCGTGCTGAGTTGGAAAAATTGGCTGCTGAAAAATTGGCTGCTGCTGAAGCAGTTGGCGTCAAGCTTAAAGATTTGGTCCTTGAGGCCAATCAAAAAGCTGGCGTTGACGGTCGCTTGTTTGGTTCTGTAACCAATCATGACATCGCGGACGCATTGAAAGGTAAAGGTTTCACAATTGAGAAGGCTTCTATCCGTATGCCAACTGGCCCATTGAAAATGGTTGGTGATCATCCAGTGGCGGTTGTTGTACATACCGACGTCGTGGTTGACATCACAATTCGTGTGGTTGGCGAACAATCTTAGTTCGCCTGTAAACTAGCCTCATGGCTGAATCCCGTTCACGTTCCGTTACGCTGAATCCCGGCATGGCGGGTTCTGGGGATGCGGTCGTGCAGGCTCTAAAAGTTCCTCCCCATTCTGTAGAAGCCGAGCAATCCTTGCTCGGTGGTCTACTGATCGATAACTCAGCTTGGGACAACCTTGGCGGAGTTCTCAACAACAAAGATTTCTATCGCCCTGAGCATGCATTGATCTACAAGGTTATTGCGCGCCTCATAAGCGACAATCATCCTGCTGATGTCATTACTGTGTATGACGCAGTGAGGTCAGAGCAGGGTGGCGACTTAGTCAGCGTTGACTATCTCAATTCCTTAGCACAAAACACACCGAGCGCAGCCAATATCAAGGGCTATGCGGATATCGTGCGCGACCGCAGTATT contains:
- the rplI gene encoding 50S ribosomal protein L9, whose product is MQIILLEKVTNLGNLGDVVRVKDGFARNFLIPQRKARRATEAAIADFAARRAELEKLAAEKLAAAEAVGVKLKDLVLEANQKAGVDGRLFGSVTNHDIADALKGKGFTIEKASIRMPTGPLKMVGDHPVAVVVHTDVVVDITIRVVGEQS